Below is a genomic region from bacterium.
TGAAAATCTTATAGATACTGTAAAAAATACTGCCGACCTTGTTAGGGTTCTTGCTATTAAATTAAAGTAAATGGTCAGGAAATAACAAGTTTTTTATAGTGAGGAGAGCAATCAAAAATTCCTCCACTTTTTTCATAAAAATCATTGTCAAGAACAAAAATACCATTTTCTGCGTCAACCCACTTTTTCCCATAAAAAGGATGATAAGAAAGAAGTTTTTTCCAGTTTTCATAATGCTGAAAACCATTTGCTTCTACCATTTGAATTTTCATTTCTGTCAATGGTTTTATTCTTGCAGAGAGATTTTTATTCCAATCAATTAGTGGGGGAATAACTGTAAGGTCTGCACAAAAATAGTCCATATTTCTTTTCTCACACTCGTTTAGAATTTTCAAAGTCATACTTAATGTTTTAGCAATTGGTTTTAAAGCAACTCCTTTATAACCCATCTGGCATCTTTTTATAATTTCTTTGTCTGTATGAGCACTTTCATCTGCAACTATCCGAACAGGAAAATCACTTACATCAATTTCGTTATCTTCTGAAAATGGTTCTTCAACTATAACTACCTGTGATAGACAACCTATTTTATCCATAAAATCAATCAATTCCCATAGTCGTTCTTTTGTATCATATCTTCCATTAGCATCAAAATAATATGGTAATTTACCTGATTTTGTATATGGTGTTGTATAATTTTTAAGTTGATGGTGAATATTTTTTATTCTTTCCATATCCCATTTAAGCATTTTATCTCTATCACCATCACCTTCTGGGTCAGAACCAATTTTTATTTTAAGAACAAAATATCCTTCTTTTACCATCTTTTCTACCTCATCAATTGACACTGAATATGAAATTAAAGGAATACAGGCAAGTTTTTCATGTCTATATTTCAAAGTAGATTGATATTTTGCAGGAATCATATTAAAAAAGTCATTATTTCCTGTTTCTTTTGCATAAAGAGACCATAATGCATTATCAACACTAACAAGAGAATTTAATGTAAATGTTTTTCTTAAATTTTTTTTACCTGTTATTTTTTTTGCATATTCATGAACATCATCAAATATTTCTTCTATTGTCTCTACGGGACTTTCAATATTTTTCCCTTCTAATAAATTTAAAGCAAACTGAGTAGTTGAAAACATCAGTGCATTTCCACCTGCTGCACTATTACTAATAAAAACATCGGCATCTGACCAGAGAACACTTTGAGTTCCAAGTCCAATTCCATAATTATTTTCTGATTCAAGATAAGTTATTACTTCCCATAATCCAGTTACATAATTTCCTTTAAAACCCAAGTTTATCTTAAATGGTTCATACTCAAAATTCAAATTCACTTTTTTAATCTTCATTTCATCCCCCTTTACCCAATTAGGTACTGCCAAAATTGGTTAATTAAATTCACTCCCCTTTCATAAAGGGGAGAGTGTTTTTCCCTTCCTTTATAAAAGGAAGGAGTTAAAATTTCCCCTTTGACAGCGGAGTGAGAGGGATTTTTATTTCCCATCTTTCTTTCATCTAAGTTTTTGACACTATTCAATTATACTTCAAAACAATAAAGTACATTATTATATAAATAACATAAATACATAAAAAGTAAAAATTTTTTTGGCTCAAACTTTTAAATGGTATAATTTTATTGTAAATACTCAGTTCCAAAAAAACTGAAAGCAGAGAGTATTATTGAAAAGCACAAAGTAAAAAATATAAATTACAAAATATAATGGAAATTAAAAGTTATTCTCTTGGAATAAGTTTTGTTGCTGGGGTTCTTTCTTTTTTAAGTCCCTGTATTCTTCCACTTATCCCAATTTACATTTCTTATATAACAGGAATAAGTATTGAACAATTACAAGAACCAAAAAATACTCTAAAAATTTTTATTATTTCTTTGTTTTTTATATCTGGCTTTACTCTAATTTTTGTTCTTATGGGTGCATCTGCAACTGCAATTGGAAATTTTATTTTAAAGAAAAAAAATATATTGAGAATTATAGGTGGTATCATAATA
It encodes:
- a CDS encoding L-alanine-DL-glutamate epimerase; this encodes MKIKKVNLNFEYEPFKINLGFKGNYVTGLWEVITYLESENNYGIGLGTQSVLWSDADVFISNSAAGGNALMFSTTQFALNLLEGKNIESPVETIEEIFDDVHEYAKKITGKKNLRKTFTLNSLVSVDNALWSLYAKETGNNDFFNMIPAKYQSTLKYRHEKLACIPLISYSVSIDEVEKMVKEGYFVLKIKIGSDPEGDGDRDKMLKWDMERIKNIHHQLKNYTTPYTKSGKLPYYFDANGRYDTKERLWELIDFMDKIGCLSQVVIVEEPFSEDNEIDVSDFPVRIVADESAHTDKEIIKRCQMGYKGVALKPIAKTLSMTLKILNECEKRNMDYFCADLTVIPPLIDWNKNLSARIKPLTEMKIQMVEANGFQHYENWKKLLSYHPFYGKKWVDAENGIFVLDNDFYEKSGGIFDCSPHYKKLVIS